One Brevibacillus choshinensis genomic window carries:
- a CDS encoding LysR family transcriptional regulator produces the protein MDIRHLAYFSEVAKHLSFSKAAAALYVSQPSISKAIKSLEVDLGVPLFYRSTKQLELTDAGRAVLTNAKYVLESFHNLTSELHDVMEIKKGEIRIGIPPIVGAAFYSKLIIQFKEMYPDIDIRLTEVGTKMIKQGIDEGSLDVGLVCSYPLQNDGFEAMKLLKDPLMLVVHKDNRLAALPYIRISEIVGEPLILYRKDFSLHDRILEEYAKQGFSPKIVCESSQKDFLIELVEAKLGVTFLPSKICSELAHPAVVARPLHDADISLELGLIWKSGKYTPFCVRKFLEMTQQMLLQPGTGE, from the coding sequence ATGGATATTCGACATCTGGCGTATTTTTCTGAGGTGGCCAAGCATTTGAGCTTTTCCAAAGCAGCTGCAGCTTTGTACGTATCACAGCCTTCCATCAGCAAGGCGATCAAAAGTTTGGAGGTTGATCTGGGTGTCCCGCTGTTTTATCGCTCGACGAAACAGCTGGAGCTTACGGACGCAGGTAGAGCAGTGTTGACGAACGCCAAATACGTCCTGGAATCGTTTCACAACCTTACTTCGGAGTTACATGACGTGATGGAAATCAAAAAGGGCGAAATTCGGATCGGCATTCCTCCCATCGTAGGAGCGGCCTTTTATTCTAAGCTCATCATCCAGTTCAAAGAGATGTACCCCGATATTGATATTCGCTTGACCGAAGTAGGCACAAAAATGATCAAACAGGGAATCGATGAGGGTTCACTCGATGTTGGATTGGTCTGCAGTTATCCTCTGCAGAACGACGGTTTTGAAGCGATGAAATTATTGAAGGATCCGCTGATGCTCGTGGTTCACAAAGATAACAGGCTGGCTGCCCTACCGTATATCCGGATATCGGAAATCGTAGGCGAACCACTCATCTTGTATCGGAAGGATTTTTCACTGCACGATCGCATCTTGGAAGAATACGCCAAACAGGGCTTTTCTCCAAAAATCGTCTGTGAAAGTTCCCAAAAAGACTTTCTGATCGAACTGGTGGAGGCGAAACTGGGGGTTACCTTTTTGCCGAGTAAAATTTGCAGCGAGCTTGCCCATCCCGCGGTTGTAGCACGTCCTTTGCATGATGCGGACATTTCCCTGGAGCTGGGATTGATCTGGAAGAGCGGGAAGTACACGCCGTTCTGCGTGCGCAAGTTTCTTGAAATGACACAGCAGATGCTCTTGCAACCCGGCACAGGCGAATGA
- a CDS encoding GntR family transcriptional regulator: MSVEPLGVIPILEDKQKSRAESVYQHLKQKIIYDELTPGTFLREGELAAELMVSKTPVREALNGLKFEGLVDVIPYKGYIVSQFSFQELKDLFELRIILEKACVELAIQNITKNQLERFKELARREFDVDSVEARKEFMKVNIGFHSYLGEVSGNKQLATLLESTIQKLQRGLFQALKESSLKTMVEEHLQIVEAIEMKNESVAKSIVTKHARDSHLNILSINKILS; this comes from the coding sequence ATGAGTGTTGAACCCTTAGGAGTGATTCCCATTTTAGAAGATAAGCAAAAATCAAGAGCAGAAAGCGTGTATCAGCATTTAAAGCAAAAAATCATCTACGACGAACTCACTCCAGGAACGTTCCTCCGCGAAGGTGAATTGGCTGCTGAGCTTATGGTCAGCAAAACCCCTGTAAGGGAGGCTTTAAATGGTTTGAAGTTTGAAGGATTGGTAGATGTCATTCCCTATAAAGGATACATCGTGTCGCAATTTTCCTTTCAAGAACTAAAAGACTTGTTTGAGCTCCGGATCATATTGGAAAAAGCCTGCGTAGAGTTGGCCATTCAGAACATAACAAAAAACCAGCTCGAGCGGTTTAAGGAGCTGGCACGTCGGGAATTCGATGTGGATTCAGTCGAGGCCAGGAAAGAATTTATGAAGGTAAACATCGGTTTTCATTCATATCTGGGGGAAGTCAGCGGCAATAAGCAATTGGCAACCCTACTCGAAAGCACCATCCAGAAATTGCAGCGCGGTTTATTTCAGGCCTTAAAGGAATCAAGCCTAAAAACAATGGTAGAGGAGCACTTGCAAATCGTGGAAGCCATTGAAATGAAGAATGAAAGTGTAGCCAAGAGCATCGTTACCAAGCATGCGCGAGATTCTCACCTCAATATTCTCTCCATAAACAAAATCCTTTCCTAA
- a CDS encoding allantoate amidohydrolase, with protein sequence MPTRMNAERMIDRIEKLAQCSRSVRGVTRLAFTKESEQANHLVDGWMKEAGMKVRRDALNNIIGRYEGMDPDAPVLLIGSHLDSVAEAGKYDGILGVIAGIEVVHAMHENGIVTKNPIEVIGFCDEEGTRFHTTLLGSRAIVGSLSEEDLEARDHEGVTVAEAMQAIGMNPDQYGRAARDPQSILGYLELHIEQGPVLWEKGQSCGAVAGIAGQSRFEFKVEGQAGHAGTVPLSMRRDALVGAAEMIQAVERIALEYESVVATVGKLAVLPGASNVIPGVVEGTLDVRSLHDETKRNALLAIIEEFHRIAHRRGLVCHIRRVMDSPAVVCTSQYVQTIETVLAQRGMKPLRLVSGAGHDAMALALITDIGMIFVRCKEGVSHHPDEYASPEDILESATVLMNVALRLTT encoded by the coding sequence TTGCCAACACGTATGAATGCAGAAAGAATGATTGATCGTATCGAGAAATTGGCCCAGTGCAGCCGATCAGTGAGAGGGGTGACCCGTCTAGCGTTCACAAAAGAAAGCGAACAGGCCAACCATCTAGTTGACGGCTGGATGAAAGAAGCAGGAATGAAGGTCCGACGGGATGCTCTGAATAATATCATCGGAAGATATGAGGGAATGGACCCGGATGCTCCTGTGCTCCTGATCGGATCGCATCTGGACTCTGTCGCCGAAGCCGGAAAATATGATGGGATCCTAGGGGTGATCGCAGGGATCGAAGTCGTACATGCGATGCATGAGAACGGGATCGTCACGAAAAACCCTATTGAAGTGATCGGTTTCTGCGATGAGGAAGGAACTCGTTTTCATACTACGCTGCTCGGGAGCAGGGCGATTGTTGGGTCTTTGAGTGAAGAAGATTTAGAGGCTCGAGATCACGAAGGTGTAACAGTAGCAGAAGCGATGCAGGCGATTGGAATGAATCCCGATCAATACGGGCGGGCAGCTCGTGATCCGCAATCGATCCTTGGGTATTTGGAACTGCATATTGAACAAGGACCGGTTCTGTGGGAAAAAGGTCAATCCTGCGGAGCAGTAGCCGGAATAGCTGGACAATCGCGTTTTGAATTCAAGGTAGAAGGTCAAGCTGGTCACGCCGGGACCGTTCCACTAAGCATGAGAAGAGATGCCTTGGTTGGAGCGGCAGAGATGATTCAAGCTGTCGAGAGGATTGCCTTGGAGTATGAATCCGTAGTTGCCACTGTGGGGAAGCTGGCTGTCCTTCCAGGAGCGAGCAATGTCATTCCCGGTGTGGTAGAGGGGACGCTGGACGTTCGCAGTCTCCATGATGAAACGAAGAGAAATGCCTTATTGGCAATAATCGAGGAATTCCACCGTATCGCTCATCGCCGTGGATTGGTCTGTCACATCCGGCGTGTAATGGACTCTCCCGCAGTAGTATGCACTTCGCAATATGTTCAGACGATTGAAACGGTTTTGGCGCAGCGAGGAATGAAGCCATTGCGCCTGGTTAGCGGAGCGGGGCATGACGCTATGGCATTAGCCTTGATTACGGATATCGGCATGATTTTTGTAAGGTGCAAAGAAGGTGTGAGCCATCATCCGGATGAATATGCTTCGCCCGAGGACATTCTGGAGAGTGCAACGGTCCTCATGAATGTAGCGCTTCGATTGACCACATAA
- a CDS encoding sugar phosphate isomerase/epimerase family protein, with amino-acid sequence MRIGIDGRKIPEAKLRGPIGTLEHAKSLGMEGVFFRTILDVSPTLDRSVIREIRQRADELGLYLEAGLTKVNPYALPETPEVRQIGDGDTLLGFRRMMEACAEFDIRELWISTAGIKPNYRGRFMTDRFRTDVSWEDQLEATRRFMLKLRPIALDLGIHLNLETHEEITTFEILRLIESVGEDVVGIVFDTGNILIRGEHPVYAAKRIAPYVRQTHLKDGYVELIDDGAYYQSRMCGSGLVDFFAIFSELNKYRPDLNVTIECDTPRLGALKGEPHFLELYNPEWIAGHPDLSREEFSAYFELVRDFTERIRKGEIKSWQQHNAECFEYPEAIQCIESSRQHIEKICQEIGITRGEKANA; translated from the coding sequence ATGCGAATTGGAATTGATGGTAGAAAAATACCAGAGGCGAAGTTGAGAGGACCGATAGGCACACTTGAACACGCCAAAAGTCTAGGAATGGAAGGAGTGTTTTTCCGAACCATCCTGGATGTAAGCCCGACACTGGACAGATCGGTGATCCGTGAAATCCGTCAGCGTGCCGATGAGCTCGGGCTCTATCTGGAAGCAGGTTTAACGAAAGTGAATCCTTATGCTCTTCCTGAAACTCCAGAAGTGAGGCAAATCGGTGATGGGGATACGCTGCTCGGTTTCCGGAGAATGATGGAGGCATGCGCAGAATTCGATATTCGGGAGCTTTGGATTTCGACGGCAGGTATAAAACCGAACTACAGAGGACGATTCATGACTGACCGCTTTCGAACAGACGTTTCCTGGGAAGACCAGCTTGAGGCGACACGGCGATTCATGCTGAAGCTTAGGCCCATAGCTTTGGACCTCGGGATTCATCTAAATCTGGAAACACACGAAGAGATTACAACGTTTGAAATTCTCCGCCTGATCGAATCGGTTGGCGAGGATGTGGTAGGGATCGTCTTTGATACGGGAAACATCCTCATTCGCGGGGAGCATCCTGTCTACGCAGCTAAACGTATTGCTCCGTACGTACGTCAAACGCACCTAAAGGATGGGTACGTTGAACTTATCGATGATGGTGCCTACTACCAGTCACGCATGTGCGGATCAGGTCTGGTTGATTTTTTTGCAATATTCTCCGAACTGAACAAATATCGCCCTGATCTTAACGTAACCATTGAATGTGATACTCCACGTTTAGGAGCGCTCAAAGGTGAGCCGCATTTTCTCGAGCTTTATAACCCAGAATGGATCGCAGGACATCCTGATCTTTCACGAGAAGAGTTTTCCGCGTATTTTGAACTCGTTCGTGACTTCACGGAACGCATTCGCAAGGGGGAGATCAAGTCCTGGCAGCAGCATAATGCGGAGTGTTTTGAGTACCCCGAAGCCATTCAGTGTATCGAGTCGTCCAGACAGCACATTGAAAAAATCTGCCAGGAGATTGGTATCACGAGGGGAGAAAAGGCCAATGCTTGA
- a CDS encoding sugar phosphate isomerase/epimerase family protein, whose protein sequence is MLEKLPTRVGIFAKDLCGSSFDVRDSILQARQHGMKGTFIGTAIKASSTLDQGELEDIRKLAQESGITLGLGIGMLNPYRPERSSEALEVGNGDLAKGLLTLTEAALALGQPNVMLVVGKEEDRFNRSVTWSVQLEEVSYFLKRLEPDLRSLGARVLIKTHEEITSWEVRRLLEVLDPDLFGAAFDPVNLIVRMEDPIAAADRLAGRIGQVHVDDARLLWSGRGYSRLLCPVGEGCIDWTGLISRISASDPDAWYWGEIHRAELDVPFRNEGWFDFHPDIEISELAAWISKGRPLTGAPLSLVGDIEERVREVASFLARQVIYG, encoded by the coding sequence ATGCTTGAGAAGTTGCCTACAAGAGTTGGTATTTTCGCGAAAGATCTGTGCGGTTCGTCATTTGATGTACGGGATTCGATTCTGCAGGCGCGGCAGCATGGAATGAAAGGTACTTTCATTGGAACTGCCATCAAGGCGAGCTCGACATTGGATCAGGGGGAATTGGAAGATATCCGGAAACTCGCACAGGAGTCAGGGATCACACTTGGACTCGGAATCGGGATGCTTAATCCCTATCGTCCAGAACGATCCTCGGAAGCATTGGAAGTCGGAAACGGAGATCTTGCAAAAGGTTTGCTAACGTTGACAGAGGCAGCTCTTGCGCTTGGTCAACCCAATGTGATGCTAGTGGTTGGCAAGGAAGAAGACCGCTTTAATCGTTCGGTTACCTGGTCAGTTCAATTGGAAGAGGTATCCTATTTCTTGAAACGATTGGAACCGGACCTCCGTTCGCTTGGGGCACGCGTGCTCATCAAGACTCACGAGGAAATCACGTCTTGGGAGGTTCGACGATTACTAGAGGTACTCGATCCTGATCTTTTCGGTGCTGCATTCGATCCCGTGAATCTGATCGTACGCATGGAGGATCCGATTGCTGCAGCGGATCGTCTCGCGGGTCGCATTGGGCAAGTTCATGTCGACGATGCGCGTCTCTTGTGGAGCGGACGGGGCTACTCCCGTTTACTCTGCCCAGTGGGTGAGGGCTGCATCGACTGGACTGGACTGATAAGCAGAATTAGCGCAAGTGATCCGGATGCCTGGTACTGGGGAGAGATCCATCGCGCAGAACTTGATGTACCGTTCCGAAACGAAGGTTGGTTTGATTTTCATCCAGATATCGAAATCTCGGAACTGGCAGCGTGGATCTCGAAAGGAAGACCGCTGACTGGGGCTCCGCTTTCACTGGTGGGAGATATAGAGGAGCGAGTAAGAGAAGTTGCCTCATTTCTTGCGCGACAAGTGATTTATGGCTAA
- a CDS encoding ABC transporter substrate-binding protein, whose product MVRKIPLYLLIVLLIGSVIAGCSSETANRGSGAAKDTLIVGVPDAAVYMDPQIQASVASYRVTTQIFDRLVALDSNMKLVPALAESWDVENETTTVFHLRKGVKFHNGEEMKAEDVKYSLERTIASDGVNYNYLIISDIMIVDDYTVKIVTSKPFNALLYRLTLDAAAILSKKAATSGEDFNAHPVGAGPYKFVSWELGGDVVLEAFPDYYRGEPKIKKLIFRQIPEALNRSVGLETGEIDLAYDLAITDLDKVKGNKNLALEEVTSTTEWYLGFNTKKPILDDVRVRQAIAYALNTKDMIDIVFNGVATPSHNTMIPPDVFGYAPDTVTYDFNIEKAKSLLAEAGHPNGFKTTLWVPDSQVPRDAAVVIQGQLSAIGIQVEVKTMEQGKYYSATGKGEHDLFFMSKTSIDPDSMLRAVYHTQAFGLSGNRSFWATKEVDEKLDRASVTTDSNEAKQLYADVQKIVADQLPLIPIGIEHLNAGMQSTVKGFGLYPGKTHSIYGTYFEE is encoded by the coding sequence ATGGTGAGGAAAATCCCTCTTTACTTACTTATTGTTTTGCTGATTGGCAGTGTGATTGCCGGCTGCTCAAGCGAAACTGCAAACCGTGGTAGTGGTGCTGCAAAAGATACCCTGATTGTTGGGGTTCCCGATGCGGCGGTTTATATGGACCCTCAGATCCAGGCCTCCGTTGCTTCCTACCGCGTGACCACGCAAATTTTTGATAGGCTTGTAGCGCTGGACAGCAATATGAAGCTGGTACCCGCACTTGCAGAATCTTGGGACGTAGAAAATGAAACGACTACCGTTTTCCATCTTCGCAAGGGAGTCAAGTTTCACAATGGGGAAGAAATGAAAGCGGAAGATGTGAAATATAGCCTCGAAAGAACGATTGCAAGCGATGGCGTAAATTACAACTACCTCATTATCAGCGACATCATGATTGTTGATGATTACACCGTGAAGATTGTGACTTCAAAACCTTTTAATGCGCTCTTGTATAGGCTAACACTTGATGCCGCAGCCATCCTTAGCAAAAAGGCAGCTACCAGTGGCGAAGATTTCAATGCTCATCCCGTTGGCGCAGGTCCTTATAAATTCGTTTCTTGGGAGCTTGGCGGCGATGTTGTTCTGGAAGCCTTTCCTGATTACTACAGAGGCGAACCCAAAATCAAGAAATTGATATTCAGGCAGATTCCTGAAGCGCTCAACAGATCCGTTGGTCTTGAAACAGGGGAAATCGACTTGGCTTATGATTTGGCCATTACTGATTTAGATAAGGTAAAGGGCAACAAAAACCTAGCGCTGGAGGAAGTCACCAGTACAACCGAATGGTATCTGGGATTCAATACCAAAAAACCTATCCTTGATGATGTCCGTGTAAGGCAAGCGATCGCTTATGCTCTGAACACGAAGGACATGATTGATATTGTTTTTAATGGTGTAGCGACCCCCTCCCACAACACGATGATTCCACCAGACGTTTTCGGCTATGCGCCTGATACCGTGACCTATGATTTCAATATAGAGAAGGCGAAAAGTCTGCTGGCAGAGGCCGGGCACCCAAATGGCTTCAAGACGACACTGTGGGTTCCTGATAGCCAAGTGCCGAGAGATGCGGCAGTCGTCATTCAAGGGCAGCTGAGTGCCATTGGCATTCAAGTGGAAGTCAAGACCATGGAGCAGGGAAAATATTATTCTGCTACAGGAAAGGGCGAACATGACCTGTTCTTCATGTCAAAAACATCGATTGATCCTGACAGTATGCTGAGGGCTGTGTACCACACGCAAGCATTTGGGCTTTCGGGCAATCGCTCGTTCTGGGCGACGAAAGAAGTGGATGAAAAATTAGACCGGGCCAGTGTGACGACGGATTCCAACGAGGCTAAGCAGCTTTATGCAGACGTTCAGAAAATAGTAGCGGACCAGCTTCCTCTTATCCCAATAGGAATTGAGCATCTAAATGCCGGCATGCAGTCAACGGTCAAGGGCTTTGGCTTATACCCAGGAAAAACGCATTCCATCTACGGGACGTATTTTGAAGAGTAA